A genomic window from Streptomyces sp. NBC_00234 includes:
- a CDS encoding ATP-binding cassette domain-containing protein, with the protein MTDAIVVEGVHKRYGDKHALDGLDLTVGRGTVHGVLGPNGAGKTTAVRILSTLLRHDGGRVEVAGLDVRTEAGEVRRRIGLLGQHAAVDEELGGRQNLEMFGRLYHLGARRAGARADALLERFGLADTGRKPVKQYSGGMRRRLDLAASLITDPEVLFLDEPTTGLDPRGRAEVWGAVRSLVGGGTTVLLTTQYLDEADQLADRISVIDRGRSIADGTADELKAMVGGDRIDVVLRDAARLGEAAVLLGDGVVVDEDRRLLNAPAPDRMAALTRTVRALEGAGIVAEDIAVRRPTLDEVFLSLTDRTPDDAEVAA; encoded by the coding sequence GTGACCGACGCGATCGTCGTAGAAGGCGTTCACAAGCGGTACGGGGACAAGCACGCCCTGGACGGGCTGGACCTCACCGTCGGCCGTGGGACCGTGCACGGCGTGCTCGGCCCCAACGGTGCGGGCAAGACCACGGCCGTACGCATCCTGTCGACGCTCCTGCGGCACGACGGGGGCCGGGTCGAGGTGGCGGGACTCGACGTACGGACCGAGGCGGGCGAGGTCCGGCGGCGGATCGGCCTGCTCGGGCAGCACGCGGCGGTGGACGAGGAGCTGGGCGGGCGGCAGAACCTGGAGATGTTCGGCCGGCTGTACCACCTGGGCGCGCGAAGGGCCGGTGCCCGCGCGGACGCGCTGCTGGAACGGTTCGGGCTCGCCGACACCGGCCGCAAGCCCGTCAAGCAGTACAGCGGAGGCATGCGGCGGCGGCTCGACCTGGCCGCCTCGCTGATCACCGACCCGGAGGTGCTGTTCCTGGACGAACCCACGACCGGTCTGGACCCGCGCGGCAGGGCGGAGGTGTGGGGCGCGGTGCGCTCCCTGGTCGGCGGCGGCACGACCGTACTGCTGACCACCCAGTACCTGGACGAGGCGGACCAGCTGGCCGACCGGATCTCGGTGATCGACCGGGGCCGGTCGATCGCGGACGGGACGGCCGACGAGCTGAAGGCCATGGTGGGCGGCGACCGGATCGACGTGGTGCTGCGGGACGCGGCCCGGCTCGGGGAAGCGGCCGTGCTCCTCGGGGACGGCGTGGTCGTGGACGAGGACAGGCGCCTGCTCAACGCGCCCGCCCCGGACCGGATGGCGGCACTGACCCGGACCGTACGGGCACTGGAGGGCGCGGGCATCGTGGCGGAGGACATCGCGGTGCGGCGCCCGACCCTGGACGAGGTGTTCCTGTCCCTCACGGACCGGACGCCGGACGACGCGGAGGTGGCGGCATGA
- a CDS encoding ABC transporter permease, whose product MSAGAATVKATAKVTGTGRLGWALADSWTMTRRELAHWARQPVQVVVGLVFPVMLLLMFNYLVGGGQGVEGDNTEFLVPGMLALTMAFGLEGTMLAVTQDLGKGVIDRFRSMPMVSGAVLVGRSVADMLQSVAALAVMIGVGYAVGWRWHNGVAAALGAVGLLLLLRFAMLWIGIQLAMVAGKPEMVQAVQILVWPVGFLSNVFATPESMPGWLGAVVEWNPMSATATAVRDLFGNPGGAGGTWASDHAELLAVAWPLALTAVFLPLAVARFRNLDG is encoded by the coding sequence ATGAGCGCGGGCGCGGCAACGGTGAAGGCGACGGCGAAGGTCACGGGGACGGGGCGCCTCGGCTGGGCACTGGCCGACTCCTGGACGATGACCCGGCGCGAACTCGCGCACTGGGCGCGGCAGCCCGTCCAGGTCGTGGTCGGCCTGGTCTTCCCGGTGATGCTGCTCCTGATGTTCAACTACCTGGTCGGTGGCGGCCAGGGCGTCGAGGGGGACAACACCGAGTTCCTGGTGCCCGGCATGCTCGCGCTCACCATGGCCTTCGGCCTGGAGGGGACGATGCTCGCCGTCACCCAGGACCTCGGCAAGGGCGTCATCGACCGTTTCCGCTCCATGCCGATGGTCTCGGGCGCGGTACTGGTCGGCCGGAGCGTCGCCGACATGCTCCAGTCGGTGGCGGCGCTCGCCGTGATGATCGGTGTCGGTTACGCGGTCGGCTGGCGCTGGCACAACGGCGTGGCCGCGGCCCTGGGTGCGGTCGGGCTGCTTCTGCTGCTGCGCTTCGCGATGCTCTGGATCGGCATCCAGCTGGCCATGGTCGCGGGCAAGCCGGAGATGGTGCAGGCCGTGCAGATCCTGGTCTGGCCGGTGGGCTTCCTCTCCAACGTCTTCGCCACTCCGGAGTCGATGCCGGGCTGGCTGGGCGCGGTGGTCGAGTGGAACCCGATGTCGGCCACGGCCACGGCGGTACGCGACCTGTTCGGCAACCCGGGCGGAGCGGGCGGTACCTGGGCCTCGGACCACGCCGAACTGCTGGCCGTGGCCTGGCCGCTGGCCCTCACCGCGGTGTTCCTGCCCCTGGCGGTGGCCCGCTTCAGGAATCTGGACGGCTGA
- a CDS encoding PadR family transcriptional regulator, whose product MSAIRLLVLGAVRQHGRAHGYQVRNDLEYWGAHEWSSAKPGSIYHALKQMAKQGLLVAHEVAPSTAGGPPRTEYEITEQGTQEFLALLREAITSYDQKMDVLSAGIGFIVDLERSEAVALLRRRVEAIEGWRASVTEHYAPEAGPESLGHIGEIMHLWVHSADAGAEWTRGLIARIEGGAYTFAGEGEPFVGVLGEGEENPYATGVPDPGDDH is encoded by the coding sequence ATGTCCGCGATCCGGCTGCTGGTCCTCGGAGCCGTGCGTCAGCACGGACGTGCGCACGGCTATCAGGTCCGCAACGACCTGGAGTACTGGGGCGCGCACGAGTGGTCCAGCGCGAAACCCGGATCGATCTACCACGCTCTGAAGCAGATGGCGAAGCAGGGCCTGTTGGTCGCGCACGAGGTGGCCCCGTCCACGGCCGGCGGCCCGCCGCGTACCGAGTACGAGATCACCGAGCAGGGCACGCAGGAGTTCCTGGCCCTGCTGCGGGAGGCGATCACCTCGTACGACCAGAAGATGGACGTGCTCTCCGCCGGGATCGGCTTCATCGTCGACCTGGAGCGGTCCGAGGCGGTCGCGCTGCTGCGCCGGCGGGTCGAGGCCATCGAGGGGTGGCGGGCGTCCGTGACCGAGCACTACGCCCCCGAGGCGGGCCCGGAATCGCTCGGGCACATCGGGGAGATCATGCACCTGTGGGTCCACTCGGCGGATGCCGGTGCCGAGTGGACGCGCGGCCTGATCGCCCGGATCGAGGGTGGCGCGTACACCTTCGCGGGTGAGGGCGAGCCCTTCGTCGGGGTGCTCGGTGAGGGCGAGGAGAACCCCTACGCGACAGGGGTCCCCGATCCCGGGGACGACCACTAA